GCACCGTTCGGACCCACGACGCCGATCTTGGCGCCCGGGTAGAACGCGGTGCTGACATCGTCGAGGATGACCTTGTCCCCGACGGTCTTGCGCACCTTTTTCATGGTGTAGATGAACTCGGCCATGCCCACGATCGTAGAGCCGTGTCACGCGCGACCGAACGCCGGTCACCATCCCGCGACGGACAGTCAACCCCCCGTCACCGTGGAGAACGCTCCGCTCGTCACGGGCCCTGCCCTCCTCGCGGCCCGGCGAGTGCCGGCGCGGGCGCCTCGACGGGCCCGTCCTGCAGGGTTTCGACGGCGGGCCCGGCAGCCTCCCACAACGGGATCTGGGACGGGACATCGGGTTCGGGCCGCGAGCCCCGCCTCAGCGAGACGCCGCACTGGGCGAGGTTCGGCCCGAGCGCGAAAGCCTCGAGTTCAAGTTGAGCACGAGACCCGCCGGTGTCCGGATCACCGGTGTGCAGCCGCCCGTTGACCACGACCGGATCGCCTCGGCGCAGCCCGTCCGCGGCCGATACCGCCATCCCGCGACGGCACACCACCCGCGCCGAGAAGCGCCTGCCCGGCACCCACTCCTGTCTGTTCCGATCGAACCGGCGCTCGTCGCTGCGCACCCAGAAGATCGCCAGCTCGTGCCGGTCCTGCCCGACCCGCTTGACCGTGATGTCGCTGGTCACCGTGCCCACCAGGGTCACCATCGTCTCCCCGATCGCCATCGCCGCTCTCCTTCTCACTCGTCGTCACCGGCTTGAGACCAAGAGTGCACCGGAAACGAGCGATTGGGAGCGCGAAAGCGAAAACGGCCGAAATCTGTGGATGGTTTCGGGCCGTGTGGACAACTCGCCGGGTTGATCGGTCGTGCCCCCGGAATTGTCGGTGGGCTGTGCTACGGGCGCGGCTTGCCCTGGTCCGCCATCTGCTTGAGCATCGCGTTGTAGGCCGCCAGTTCCTGGTCGCCGCTGGCCTCCTCGCGGCGGTCCTTCCGCTTCGCCTCACGCGCGTCGGCCCGCGACCACTGCACAAGCAACGCGATCAGCACCAGCAGAACCGGGACCTCGCCGGACGCCCACGCGATGCCGCCGCCGAGGCGCTGATCCGCGAGCAGGTCGGACACCCACGGCAGGTGCAGCGCCCGGTAGAAGTTGTCGCCGATGATCGTCTGCTTCGACATCAGGATCACGCCGAAGAAGGCGTGGAACGGCATCGCGGCGAACATCATCCCGAGCCGGCCGAGGTGCGGCAGGCGCCGCGGAGCCTGGTCGACCCCGATCACCGGCCAGTAGAAGACGTAACCGGCGAGGAGGAAATGGGCATTCATCAGAAGGTGTGCCCAGTGGTAGTTCAGCGCCGCGTCGAACAAGCCGGAGAAGTACAGCGCGTAGAACGAACCGACGAACAAGGCCAGCGCGACGATCGGATGGGTGAGCACGCGGGACACCGGTGAATGCACCGCCGCCAGCAGCCACTCGCGCGGTCCCGGCGGGGCGTCCCGGCCCGCCACCGGCAGCGCCCGCAGCGCCAGCGTCACCGGACCGCCCAGCACGAACAGCACCGGCGCGATCATCGACAGGAGCATGTGGCTGCCCATGTGCACGCTGAACATCGCGGGCGAGTAGCGCCCGATGCCGGACGACGTGGCGATCAGCAGCACGAAACACCCGGTCAGCCACGCCACCGTGCGTCCCACCGGCCATTCGATCCCCTTGCGCCGCAACCGCCGCAGGCCTGCCAGGTAGAGCGCGGCCAGCACGATCGCAGCCGTGCCGTAGACGAGGTCGAAGCGCCAGTCGAACAGCAGCCGCAGCACGGTCGGCGCGCCGGGCAGGTCGTAGCCGATGAGCAGTTCCGTCGTCGACGGCTGGACCGCCTCCTGCGGCGGCGGGGTGCGGCCGAGCGCGGTGGCGATGCCGATCGTGACGAACATGATCAGGACCTCGACCGCGGCCAGCCGCAGCAGCTGCCCGCCGCCCTGTCCGTCCACCACCGCGCGCACCCCGCGGGTCCGCTGCTGCTGGCCGAACACGCCGAGCACCAGCAACGCGACGACCTTCGCCACGACGAGCAGCCCGTACTCGGTGGTCAGCAGGTCGGACAGCGGCAGCCGGACCAGCGCGTTGACCACGCCGGACACGGCCATCACGATCCAGCAGACCAGCGCGAGCCGGGAGAAGCGCCGCGCCGCGAGCGACAGGTGCTCCCCGCGCCGCCATCCGAGGGCGAGCAGCGCGACCAGGCCGCCGACCCACAGCGACGCGGCGATCAGGTGGTAGAGCAGGCTGTTGGTGGCGAGGTCGTGCGAACCGCCGCTGGCCGAGTGGCCGGTCACGGCGACCGGGACGAGCCCGGCGACGGACAGCCCGAACAGCGCCGCGGTCCAGCCCCACGACAGCGCCAGGCGGCAGCCGAGCACCAGCACGAGCGCGATGCCCGCCGTCCACAGCCAGGCCTTGGGCTGCTCGATCGCGTCCACCAGGTCCAGCAGGACCTGCGGCGAGAACAGCTCGGTGACCGGCTTGCCCGCCGCGTCCGCCGCGGTGAACAGGACCGAGGCGAGCGCGGCGAAGAACCACACCCACGCGGCGATCCCGGCGGTGCGCAGCGCCGCGTACCCGTCGCGCGCCAGCACGCCGGACTTCTGCGGCGGCACCAGGAAGGTCGCGAGCAGCAGGGACCCGACGCACACGACGGAGGCCGCGTCGGCGAGCACGCGGACCACGCCGACGCCGTACTGCGTCACGAGGCCCGGCTCGGGCAGGCCGGCGATCTGGTAGGTGGCCCCGCCGGACAGCGCGAGCAGCGCGACGGCCACCACCGCCGCCAGCAACCCGCACACCAGGAGCAGCGGGAGGACGCTCACCCGGCGCCGGGACGCGGTCTCGGTAACTTCGGAGGGCACACGTCGAGGGTAGGCCCGCCTCAAACGGGGAGTTCGGCAGCGGTCCGTTCACGGTGACGTGCGCGACTCGCGCCGACCGCGGCCGGCGCGATGAGCGCCGCCAGAACCGCTACCAGCACGAACGAAGCGGACAACGAGGTCGCCTGTGCGACACCGCCGATCAGCGGCGGACCGGCCAGGAACCCGGTGTAGGCGACAGTGGTGACGAACGCGATCTCACGCTCCCCGCCGCTGCCGTCCGCGCGCTTGCCCGCCTCGCCCGCCAGGCTCAGCGCGACCGGGAACGCGGCGGCCAGCCCCGTGCCGGCCAGCACGAACCCGGCGAAGGCCAATGCGGCGACCGGGACGAGGGCGGACACCAGCAGGCCGGCCGCGGCGACGACCGCGCCGACCGCGAGGGTCCGGGTGGCGCCGAGGCGGCGCTGCACCCACGCGCTGCCGAGCCGGGTGACGGCCATGGCGAGCGAGAACGCGGTGAAGGCGAGCGCGGCGGCGCCCTCGCCCGCGCCGTGCTCGGTGACCAGCAGCAACGCGGACCAGTCCGAGCTGGCGCCTTCGGCCATCGCGGAACACAGCGGCACCACGGCCAGCAGCCACAGCACCGGTCGCCGAGTGGGCGCGGTGGTCGCCGGCCGGGCAGCCCGTTCGGTGCGCGGCACCGCACGCGGCAAGCCGTGGTGGACGACCAGCATCACGAGCGCTGTCACGACGGCGGCGACGAGGAAGTGCCGCTCGGGTGACCAGTGCTGCGCCGCTGCGAGCCCGGCTGCGGCCGAGGCGACCAGCCCGCCGAAGCTGAAGCCGGCGTGGAAGACCGGCATGATCGCCGTGCCCGTGCGCCGCTCGACGCTGACGCCGCCGATGTTCATCGCCACGTCGAGCCCGCCGTTGGCGAAGCCGAGGCCGAACAACGCGACCGCGGAGCCACGCCACCGAGCCGACGAGCCCGGTCAACGACAGCACGACGCAGGACAGCAGCGTCGCGGCGAGCATCACGGCACGCGCGCCGAACCGCTCCGACACGCGGCCGGACAGCGGGGCCGCCAGCAGGAGCCCCGCTGTGCCGCCGAGCAGCGCCAGCCCCAGTTCGCCCGGACTGGCTCCGACCTGCTCGGCGAGCGCGGGCACGCGCGGCGCCCAGGACCCGTAAACCGCGCCGTTGAGCGCGAAGACGACGAACACCGCTACCCGATCATTGACCCCAATCACCCGTCCCACAATGACTTAAGCGCTTCAGAACGTCAACCCGGCGGGCGATCGGTCTAGACTGCGGCGATGACCGGTACCCGTCGGCGCCGCCCGACGCTCGACGACGTCGCCGAAGCGGTGGGCGTCTCACGGGCGACGGTGTCCAACGCGTACAACCGCCCGGACCAGCTGTCGGCCGACCTGCGTGAGGAAGTGCTGCGCGCGGCGAAGCGGCTCGGCTACGCGGGCCCCAACCCGACCGCCCGCAGCCTCGCCACCCAGCGGTCGGGCGCGATCGCCTTCATGCTCGACACCGGGTTGTCGGCGGCGTTCTCCGATCCGGCGTTGTCGATCACGCTGGACGCGCTCGCGAGCCGGGTCGATCCGGAAGGGCACGCGCTGCTCCTCCTGCCGGGCGGGCACGACGGCGGGCCACGCGCGGACCGGGTGCTGGCGGCGCAGGCCGACCTCGCGGTCGCCTACTCGCTGGCGGACAACGCGCCGGCGCTGCGGGCGGTGAAGCAGCGTGGGCTGCCGCTGGTGGTGATCGACCAGCCGGTCGTGCCCGGGTCGGCGCGGGTGTCGACGGACGACCGCGGCGGTGCGGCGGCCGCGGCCCGGCATCTGCTGGAACTGGGCCACCGGCGGTTCGCGATCCTGTCCGCGCAGTGCCTGTCCGAACCGCGCGGGGGTCCGTTGAGCGCGACGGAGGCGGCGCGGAGCCGGTTCCTGGACAACCGGGAGCGGCTCGCCGGCTACCTGGAGACCTTGGGGGCGGCCGGGATCGATCCGGACGCGGTGCCGATCTGGGAGGTGTCGGGGCTGTCGCGGGAGGCGGCGATGCCCGGCGCGGCGGCGTTGCTGGACCGGGAGCCGACCGCGCTGCTGTGCATGTCGGACGAACTGGCCCTCGCGGCGCTCGCCGTTGCCCGGCAACGCGGTCTCCGGGTGCCGGCGGACCTGTCGATCGTCGGGTTCGACGACACGCCGCCGGCGGCGTGCTCGGATCCACCGTTGACGACTGTGCGGCAGGACCTCGTGCGCAAGGGGCAGCTGGCCGGAGAACTGGCGCTGCGCCTGCTCTCCGGGCAGCGCGCGCCGAAGGCGACCACATTGGACGTCGAGCTGGTGGTGCGGGGTTCCACGGGTCCTGCCAAATAGCAGAGGTTTCGCCCGTTCGGCAAGAATCAGTTTGCGCCCTGTGGACAAGTGCGTTTCCGAGGCCCCGATCGAGTTAACGGAACCTACTTATCCACAGAAGTAGAAATCCCTGCTGACAACCCTTCTCCCACCGGCCATTGTGGAGTCCGGAACCGCGCACCGCGGAGACCGACTCACAGGGGAGATGAGAAATGTTCGCGAATTTTCGCGCGTACCTGCCGAAGGCGCTCGTGCTGGCCGCGCTGGGACTGCTGACCACGGGCGGCATCGCCGAGGCGGAGACCGCGCCGCCGGCCGGGTATGGCTGCGAGCAAGGCGAGTTCTGCGCGTGGTCCGAGGAGTTCTACGGCGGGTCGGTGCAGTTCCTCGACCTTCGCACCGCCAATCCCGGGGAATGCATTCCGCTCAGTGGTGACGCGCGGTCGTTCGTGAACCGGCTGGACCGCGACGTGACGGTGTACCAAGGCGAGGACTGCTCCACGGAAGGCGACTTCACCACGTACCCGGGTGGCGGGACGTTCGTGCCGCACGCGCCGTTCGTCGTGCGGGCCATCCAGATCTGGGACTACTAGGCGGAGTCGCCGCAGACGAGATCGCCGTTCGCCCGCTCCTGGGGACGTGAGTCCGGGCTGGCGGCGGTCCGGGATCCGCTCCCCGCGGTTCCCGCCCGCGGGCGCGTCGCGGGCACACGGCGCGCCCGCGGGTCACCGCTGAAGGTTCTCGGTCGGTGGGGCCAAGGGCAGAGGTGCACCCGGTGGTTCGCGCTCTCGCCCCGGCGAGCGCGGCACTGAAGATCGCCCGCAGCGCGTCCTTGGCGTAGCGCGCTGCGTGCCGAGAGCGACAGGTGCTGCGTCGATGCCCTGCTCGCGGGGCGAACCTGTTCAGCTGCGCTCCCGGTACGGGTTCAGCTCCTCCGGGGGCACGGCCGCCGCGGGCCGGGTGAGGATGGCCCGGACGCGGGCCGGATCGAGCTTGGGCACGCGTTCGGCGGTGAGCAGGCCGTTGCGTTCCTGCTCGGTGTCGGTCAGCTGGGTGTAGCAGAAGCCGGCGAGTTCCGGCGACGAGAGGACCGCGGTGACGAGCTGGTCCAGCCGGACGGCCAGCTCCTCGTCGTCGGTCACAGTCGAGTAGCCGAACCACTTCTCG
The window above is part of the Amycolatopsis thermoflava N1165 genome. Proteins encoded here:
- a CDS encoding single-stranded DNA-binding protein encodes the protein MAIGETMVTLVGTVTSDITVKRVGQDRHELAIFWVRSDERRFDRNRQEWVPGRRFSARVVCRRGMAVSAADGLRRGDPVVVNGRLHTGDPDTGGSRAQLELEAFALGPNLAQCGVSLRRGSRPEPDVPSQIPLWEAAGPAVETLQDGPVEAPAPALAGPRGGQGP
- a CDS encoding cytochrome c oxidase assembly protein, with product MPSEVTETASRRRVSVLPLLLVCGLLAAVVAVALLALSGGATYQIAGLPEPGLVTQYGVGVVRVLADAASVVCVGSLLLATFLVPPQKSGVLARDGYAALRTAGIAAWVWFFAALASVLFTAADAAGKPVTELFSPQVLLDLVDAIEQPKAWLWTAGIALVLVLGCRLALSWGWTAALFGLSVAGLVPVAVTGHSASGGSHDLATNSLLYHLIAASLWVGGLVALLALGWRRGEHLSLAARRFSRLALVCWIVMAVSGVVNALVRLPLSDLLTTEYGLLVVAKVVALLVLGVFGQQQRTRGVRAVVDGQGGGQLLRLAAVEVLIMFVTIGIATALGRTPPPQEAVQPSTTELLIGYDLPGAPTVLRLLFDWRFDLVYGTAAIVLAALYLAGLRRLRRKGIEWPVGRTVAWLTGCFVLLIATSSGIGRYSPAMFSVHMGSHMLLSMIAPVLFVLGGPVTLALRALPVAGRDAPPGPREWLLAAVHSPVSRVLTHPIVALALFVGSFYALYFSGLFDAALNYHWAHLLMNAHFLLAGYVFYWPVIGVDQAPRRLPHLGRLGMMFAAMPFHAFFGVILMSKQTIIGDNFYRALHLPWVSDLLADQRLGGGIAWASGEVPVLLVLIALLVQWSRADAREAKRKDRREEASGDQELAAYNAMLKQMADQGKPRP
- a CDS encoding LacI family DNA-binding transcriptional regulator, translated to MTGTRRRRPTLDDVAEAVGVSRATVSNAYNRPDQLSADLREEVLRAAKRLGYAGPNPTARSLATQRSGAIAFMLDTGLSAAFSDPALSITLDALASRVDPEGHALLLLPGGHDGGPRADRVLAAQADLAVAYSLADNAPALRAVKQRGLPLVVIDQPVVPGSARVSTDDRGGAAAAARHLLELGHRRFAILSAQCLSEPRGGPLSATEAARSRFLDNRERLAGYLETLGAAGIDPDAVPIWEVSGLSREAAMPGAAALLDREPTALLCMSDELALAALAVARQRGLRVPADLSIVGFDDTPPAACSDPPLTTVRQDLVRKGQLAGELALRLLSGQRAPKATTLDVELVVRGSTGPAK
- a CDS encoding peptidase inhibitor family I36 protein, translated to MFANFRAYLPKALVLAALGLLTTGGIAEAETAPPAGYGCEQGEFCAWSEEFYGGSVQFLDLRTANPGECIPLSGDARSFVNRLDRDVTVYQGEDCSTEGDFTTYPGGGTFVPHAPFVVRAIQIWDY